One genomic segment of Belonocnema kinseyi isolate 2016_QV_RU_SX_M_011 chromosome 2, B_treatae_v1, whole genome shotgun sequence includes these proteins:
- the LOC117166937 gene encoding activated CDC42 kinase 1 isoform X2 translates to MMMVTELAPLGALLDYLRKQCSHISVLTLCNYALQVATGMAYLEAKRFLHRDLACRNVLLSSVDKVKIGDFGLMRALPQQEDCYIMTEHKKVPFPWCAPESLKARQFSHASDVWMFGVTLWEMLTFGEEPWVGLNGSEILRKIDREGERLHEPEASPPQMYQIMLRCWARDPLERPSFTSLREPLTSMVPSVMKALNRFEDIGKMSIESGDQIVIIDGRPENYWWKGQNQRTFQVGFFPRCLVDPMRRKQPEDISKPLENSFIHTGHGAPFGKSWGSPIFIDDVYLRNPMEPPDIVGTTSTDPLKKKFSAGTPRSRKQFNYNKFQNDLRSSPIKAAKVTLPGTSQEGSLIDLSPEELANAATLSSQSETACRRVVNILDEPIEVERAQQDYWQEDDPRTYANFPGNEDHQDSQPDPFDTSRVFVNPSQSRYYSAVTPDIASHYLKASQQPYSNARNDEIPSQSGVSNQYSRENSGEFSQHSLNLNKDIRSENMNLNVNVDDEGDHYSEIDKVSPSPSTWPEDLESGAQTYVNVSSLPGAIGPPPLPPPVGPNESPQKPKSNVDLAQSMKDLSIDAKSQTSPRKLDPAFLAELEKHLGEKEASKNTNATQQQQQQSVVACLPYASIPKSQDNSGVPVLRPPPQPVKSKSPQNDPRAVVNITNKVQNSWQSKSTNIQRPRSQLGQIGAIPNTQMLESTTDAIVSQMWQQSQSQALPSPNVFPIQTSIQQTQTMQISLQSSANLLQIAPSNLTHAPSNLQNPPSGLLSQNLSTNQNYFQQQNFALPVPDQNVNHNITQLQNDLQHTSNTNGRINTLPRPASQSGAILSEQVYAELKQTVPNLEQLSQSEFNTLYNKTVQQNILRNYHSNNVTTACNNACVSSSNYNCQQQTSMSITNSPSQSNFRQGQTLPRSFKQENPYDFSPSLKQPPVYNPPPAWSPLKPVQNGFIPNQPAKQNTNVCANQTGSPNLMQFTPTRISQPSTSYPSSTARSLLPQLNETTINTQLAPSSSAYPSGISPPLSGASKQLVMSLNDEFRASKVMKVQKESSDASQQEILTALQATGWDTSQAVKQILKDRQAKVDSLIRLGLADRQQCEGALKQTEYDVELAASFLLDRAR, encoded by the exons ATGATGATGGTGACAGAATTGGCACCATTGGGCGCCTTATTGGATTACTTGCGTAAGCAATGCAGTCACATTTCGGTTCTCACTCTTTGCAATTACGCATTGCAAGTAGCTACCGGAATGGCATATTTAGAAGCGAAGCGCTTCCTCCATCGAGACCTCGCTTGCAGAAACGTCCTACTGAGTTCAGTTGACAAAGTAAAAATCGGAGATTTTGGACTCATGCGGGCCCTACCACAACAAGAAGACTGCTATATTATGACCGAGCACAAGAAAGTTCCTTTTCCTTGGTGTGCACCGGAATCTCTGAAAGCGCGACAATTCAGTCACGCCTCGGATGTATGGATGTTTGGAGTCACTCTCTGGGAAATGTTAACCTTTGGCGAGGAGCCTTGGGTCGGTCTGAATGGTTcagaaattctcagaaaaattgaTAGAGAGGGTGAGAGACTCCATGAACCAGAAGCTAGTCCACCGCAAATGTACCAAATAATGCTGCGTTGCTGGGCCCGGGATCCTCTCGAAAGACCTAGTTTTACATCTTTGAGGGAACCTCTAACTAGTATGGTTCCCTCGGTGATGAAAGCGCTTAATCGATTCGAAGATATCGGTAAAATGTCAATTGAATCGGGCGATCAAATTGTGATAATCGACGGCCGACCGGAGAATTATTGGTGGAAAGGTCAGAACCAACGAACCTTTCAAGTTGGATTCTTTCCGCGGTGCCTCGTCGATCCAATGAGGCGGAAACAACCGGAGGATATCAGCAAGCCACTTGAAAACTCCTTTATTCATACCGGACATGGAGCTCCTTTCGGAAAAAGTTGGGGCAGTCCTATTTTTATTGATGACGTTTATCTTCGAAATCCTATGGAACCACCGGACATCGTCGGCACAACGTCGACAGATCCTTTGAAGAAGAAGTTTTCGGCTGGGACTCCGCGCTCTCGGAAGCAATTTAACTATAATAAATTCCAAAATGATCTAAGATCTAGTCCTATCAAGGCGGCGAAAGTTACCTTACCCGGAACTAGTCAAGAAGGAAGTCTCATAGACCTCTCCCCGGAAGAGCTCGCAAATGCCGCCACGCTGTCTTCTCAATCCGAAACTGCGTGTCGAAGGGTCGTTAATATTCTCGATGAACCGATTGAGGTGGAAAGAGCACAGCAGGATTACTGGCAGGAGGACGATCCCAGAACTTATGCCAACTTTCCTGGAAATGAAGATCATCAAGATTCCCAGCCGGATCCTTTTGACACGTCACGAGTTTTTGTCAATCCATCTCAGTCTCGATATTATAGCGCCGTCACTCCTGACATCGCTAGTCATTATTTGAAAGCCTCACAACAACCATACAGTAATGCTCGAAACGACGAGATTCCCAGCCAAAGCGGTGTTTCGAATCAATACTCTCGTGAGAATAGTGGAGAATTCAGTCAACATTCCCTTAACTTGAACAAAGACATTAGAAGCGAAAACATGAATCTGAACGTTAATGTCGATGATGAGGGAGATCATTATAGTGAGATTGACAAG GTTAGTCCCAGTCCATCAACTTGGCCAGAAGATTTGGAGAGCGGAGCTCAAACCTATGTGAATGTATCGAGTCTTCCAGGAGCAATAGGCCCTCCACCATTACCTCCTCCAGTGGGTCCAAATGAAAGTCCGCAGAAGCCCAAATCGAATGTCGATCTTGCTCAAAGTATGAAGGACTTGTCAATAGATGCTAAATCTCAAACTTCTCCCAGAAAACTGGACCCGGCATTTCTTGCAGAGTTGGAAAAGCACCTTGGAGAAAAGGAAGCTTCAAAGAACACGAATGCTACTCAGCAGCAGCAACAGCAGTCAGTCGTTGCTTGTTTACCTTACGCGAGTATTCCAAAATCTCAAGATAACTCTGGAGTTCCAGTGCTTCGGCCGCCTCCCCAGCCTGTTAAGTCCAAGTCGCCTCAGAACGATCCACGCGCTGTAGTGAACATCACCAACAAAGTACAGAACTCGTGGCAGTCGAAAAGTACTAATATTCAAAGACCGAGAAGTCAGCTAGGGCAAATCGGTGCAATACCAAATACTCAAATGCTTGAGAGCACAACCGACGCTATTGTGAGCCAGATGTGGCAACAGAGTCAGTCGCAAGCTCTGCCTTCTCCGAATGTATTTCCGATTCAAACGAGTATCCAGCAAACTCAAACAATGCAGATCTCCTTGCAAAGCAGCGCAAACCTGCTACAAATAGCTCCTAGCAACTTAACGCATGCACCAAGCAATCTACAAAATCCTCCGAGTGGTCTCCTATCGCAGAATCTCTCCACGAACCAGAACTATTTTCAGCAACAGAATTTCGCCCTACCGGTGCCAGATCAAAATGTTAATCACAACATAACTCAGTTACAGAATGATCTTCAGCATACCTCAAATACAAATGGTCGAATCAATACTTTACCAAGACCTGCTTCGCAATCAGGAGCAATACTTTCTGAACAAGTATACGCCGAGTTGAAGCAAACAGTACCGAATCTCGAGCAACTGTCGCAAAGCGAGTTTAACACTCTTTATAATAagactgttcaacaaaatatcCTCAGAAACTATCACTCTAATAATGTAACTACGGCTTGCAACAATGCGTGTGTATCTAGTTCGAATTACAATTGTCAGCAGCAGACAAGTATGAGTATTACGAATAGCCCTTCCCAGTCAAATTTTCGTCAGGGTCAGACCTTGCCGAGATCATTTAAGCAGGAAAACCCCTATGACTTCAGTCCTAGTTTAAAGCAACCGCCTGTCTACAATCCCCCACCAGCTTGGTCGCCTCTGAAACCAGTCCAGAACGGATTTATTCCGAATCAACCTGCCAAACAAAACACGAACGTATGTGCCAATCAAACTGGAAGCCCTAATTTGATGCAATTCACGCCCACAAGAATATCTCAACCCTCGACCTCGTATCCCTCTTCAACTGCACGTAGTTTGTTACCTCAGTTAAACGAGACGACGATAAATACGCAATTGGCTCCTTCCTCTTCAGCTTACCCTTCAGGAATCAGCCCTCCATTGAGTGGAGCCTCCAAACAGTTGGTGATGTCGCTTAATGACGAGTTCAGAGCGAGTAAAGTTATGAAAGTTCAGAAAGAATCTAGTGATGCATCGCAGCAGGAAATTTTGACGGCGCTTCAAGCCACTGGATGGGACACCAGTCAAGCTGTCAAACAGATTCTTAAAGACAGACAGGCAAAAGTGGATTCCCTTATACG